From Enterococcus mediterraneensis, the proteins below share one genomic window:
- a CDS encoding VOC family protein — protein sequence MFSEEMQIMLYVSDVEASVKFWQSLDFVVVDHQEVDGTSIVEIAASKNAQARFVLYDREFVMSHSPEVADNTPSIMFFAKDILGLYKKMQALEITLGELIQLEDRMVFNFADNEENYFAVSELK from the coding sequence ATGTTCAGCGAAGAAATGCAAATTATGTTGTACGTTTCTGATGTAGAAGCTTCTGTTAAATTCTGGCAGTCATTAGATTTCGTGGTAGTAGATCATCAGGAAGTCGATGGCACTTCCATAGTGGAGATCGCCGCAAGCAAAAACGCGCAAGCGCGATTTGTCCTTTATGACCGTGAATTCGTAATGAGTCATTCTCCAGAAGTTGCTGACAACACACCTTCCATCATGTTTTTTGCCAAAGATATCTTAGGACTTTATAAAAAGATGCAGGCACTAGAAATCACACTCGGTGAATTGATCCAACTGGAAGATCGTATGGTCTTCAACTTTGCCGATAACGAAGAAAATTATTTTGCAGTCAGTGAATTGAAATAA
- a CDS encoding DUF1149 family protein, with protein MEIKRQKPIVEAYHYDQRIPEKEYQTELKVGFAPLESKDPDYPKENSVLGARLEFRLVFEQFIIAGRVSQINHVVGRKIKEQKDVTKAEIDELVAPLFDIVKRLTYEVTEITTDEPGITLNFQSEPETESQG; from the coding sequence GTGGAAATCAAAAGACAAAAACCAATCGTAGAAGCGTATCATTACGATCAACGAATCCCAGAAAAAGAATATCAAACCGAGCTAAAAGTAGGTTTTGCGCCGTTAGAATCGAAAGACCCTGATTATCCCAAAGAAAACAGTGTCTTGGGAGCGCGTTTAGAGTTTCGTCTGGTCTTCGAGCAATTCATCATTGCCGGCAGAGTCAGCCAGATCAATCATGTAGTGGGGCGAAAAATCAAAGAACAAAAAGATGTGACAAAAGCTGAAATCGATGAGCTGGTAGCACCATTGTTTGATATCGTTAAACGTCTGACTTATGAGGTAACAGAGATCACAACCGATGAACCAGGGATCACATTGAATTTTCAATCTGAACCTGAAACTGAATCACAAGGGTAA
- a CDS encoding SepM family pheromone-processing serine protease has translation MKNKVSIKRLLLLLGVLILAACAIVPTPYYVEGPGATIDLKELITVNDKKDSSSGSFSLTSVGIRQATVFRALQAKMTPFEDLVSEEELMGGATDEEYDRIQNFYMESSQNIAIEQALKLAGKEYQMVYKGVYVLGVEKNSAFYGKIGIGDTVTKADGHTFKNSEAFMKYVQGQKVGQEMEITYLQKGKEKTATGKLMKLPSNGKPGIGITLTDHTEVSSDQKVNFDVENIGGPSAGLMFTLEIYEQLVDQDLRKGKEIAGTGTISSDGEVGRIGGIDKKVASASKSGAEIFFAPDDDVSDQPKLKSNYQEAKAAAKKLDTKMKIVPVKTVQDALDYLQKMK, from the coding sequence ATGAAAAATAAAGTATCCATCAAAAGACTTTTACTGTTATTAGGTGTTTTGATCTTAGCTGCTTGTGCGATCGTTCCGACACCCTATTATGTAGAAGGACCGGGAGCGACGATCGATCTGAAAGAGCTGATCACCGTCAATGATAAAAAAGATTCATCTTCCGGTTCGTTTTCACTGACATCGGTGGGGATCAGACAAGCGACAGTCTTTCGTGCGTTACAGGCCAAAATGACTCCATTTGAAGACTTGGTGAGTGAAGAAGAATTGATGGGCGGTGCGACAGACGAAGAATACGATCGGATCCAAAACTTCTATATGGAATCCTCGCAAAATATCGCTATCGAACAGGCGTTGAAATTGGCGGGAAAAGAGTATCAGATGGTTTATAAAGGGGTCTACGTGCTGGGAGTGGAGAAAAATTCCGCTTTTTACGGAAAGATCGGGATCGGCGATACGGTCACCAAAGCAGACGGACATACCTTTAAAAACAGCGAAGCGTTCATGAAGTATGTTCAAGGACAAAAAGTCGGTCAAGAAATGGAAATCACCTATCTGCAAAAAGGAAAAGAAAAAACAGCCACTGGAAAACTGATGAAATTGCCTTCAAACGGCAAACCAGGTATCGGTATCACATTGACAGATCACACAGAAGTCTCCAGTGATCAGAAGGTGAACTTTGATGTAGAAAATATCGGTGGACCTTCTGCCGGATTGATGTTTACTTTGGAGATCTATGAACAATTGGTAGATCAAGATCTGAGAAAAGGCAAAGAAATCGCCGGTACAGGGACGATCAGCAGTGACGGAGAAGTAGGCAGGATCGGCGGAATCGACAAAAAAGTAGCCAGCGCCAGCAAGAGCGGTGCGGAAATCTTCTTTGCTCCTGATGATGACGTATCCGATCAACCTAAACTAAAATCAAATTACCAAGAAGCAAAAGCGGCTGCTAAAAAATTGGATACGAAAATGAAGATCGTGCCAGTCAAAACAGTTCAAGACGCATTGGATTATTTACAAAAAATGAAATAA
- a CDS encoding ABC transporter permease: MGISESFKMAIDSIFANKMRSFLTMLGIIIGIAAVIAILAVGNGATNEINGTFSDLGASTISVSTRQNATDSQKINDKDIQALKNGIPHIEHISPNTTIQASVSGNEETKTSIVAAGTPDLQYTSQMMDKSITYGRYFNQTEFDEAAKVAVISADTARALFNGRENVVGEKLAIRSQQGQTNVRIIGVSKSTMERMMGSFDTDQMPGYAAIPLTTAEALSPNVSKITEMTVIVRSKDDIDSVSKQIVNMLSVRHDTVGDNVFTATNFLQTLDEVNNVLGLFINFIAAVAAIALLVGGIGVMNIMLVSVTERTREIGTRKALGATNSNILFQFLMESVILCLIGGLIGLLLGGSLAIAVANALNITPQFTVSSVLLVLLFSSIIGIFFGVYPARKAARLDPIEALRYE, encoded by the coding sequence ATGGGAATCAGCGAAAGCTTTAAAATGGCCATCGACAGTATCTTTGCCAATAAAATGCGTTCTTTCCTGACGATGTTGGGGATCATTATTGGAATCGCGGCCGTTATCGCGATCTTAGCTGTCGGAAACGGCGCCACCAATGAGATCAACGGAACTTTCAGCGACTTGGGAGCTTCCACGATCTCTGTTTCTACCAGACAAAATGCCACAGATTCGCAGAAAATCAATGATAAAGATATTCAGGCTCTAAAAAATGGGATCCCCCATATCGAACATATCTCTCCTAACACAACGATCCAAGCTTCGGTCAGCGGTAATGAAGAAACAAAAACCAGTATCGTTGCGGCCGGAACGCCGGATCTCCAGTATACAAGTCAGATGATGGACAAATCCATCACTTATGGACGCTACTTCAATCAAACGGAATTTGATGAAGCCGCCAAAGTAGCGGTCATCAGTGCCGATACCGCTCGGGCTTTATTCAACGGACGTGAAAATGTCGTTGGGGAAAAATTGGCGATCAGAAGCCAACAGGGACAAACCAATGTACGGATCATCGGTGTTTCGAAAAGCACCATGGAGCGAATGATGGGATCTTTTGATACCGATCAAATGCCCGGCTACGCGGCGATCCCGTTGACGACTGCCGAAGCACTTTCTCCTAACGTTTCCAAAATCACGGAAATGACGGTGATCGTCCGTTCAAAAGATGACATCGATTCTGTATCCAAACAGATCGTCAATATGCTGAGTGTACGTCACGATACGGTTGGAGATAATGTGTTCACTGCAACGAACTTTTTGCAGACTTTAGATGAAGTGAACAATGTCTTAGGTCTATTCATCAACTTTATCGCCGCCGTAGCCGCCATCGCTCTTTTGGTGGGCGGGATCGGTGTAATGAACATCATGCTGGTATCCGTTACAGAACGAACCCGAGAAATCGGTACAAGAAAAGCGCTGGGCGCTACCAACAGCAACATCCTTTTCCAATTCTTGATGGAATCCGTCATCTTATGTCTGATCGGAGGCTTGATTGGTCTATTGTTGGGAGGTTCATTAGCAATCGCAGTGGCGAACGCTTTGAATATTACACCACAATTTACTGTAAGTTCTGTGTTATTAGTGTTATTATTTTCTAGTATCATCGGGATCTTTTTCGGTGTCTATCCTGCTCGTAAAGCAGCACGTCTTGACCCGATTGAAGCCCTTCGATATGAATAA